A segment of the uncultured Desulfobulbus sp. genome:
ACTTGACTATTTGGCAACGCGATGCGACTCCAAGAAAGATTTCTCAATGCCTTCACTTGCCAGTGGAGAAATATATGCGCTATGTGCCGATGAATCCGGATTCGCAAAGTTCGTGTATTCACAAAACGGCATCGATGAACGTGATCCGAGGATAAATAGCCTGAAGGACAGAAATGGCGAAAGCCTACTTGAAGCATCTTACCTTCGGGAGCAGTACTATATACCTCCATTTCTCGCATTCCGTAGGGTTGATTCGTTCAAATACGCCCCAAACAATCCGATTAAACTACTTAGTCATGAGACACCCGAATTCACAGCATTATGCAAGGGCGTCGGGGTCAAGCTACTTGAGAAACCAGTGGGTCCTGTGCGGTCAATTGCCTATGACTTCGATCCTAAGCGTATTTCAGGGTGGTCAGGTGCCTCAAGAGTTGAGGTTGATGAAGACGGACGCACTCTCGGCTTCGGCGGATTCAGCAAACGCAACTCCACAGAAGCAAAAAAGGTAACTAGTTTTGAATTTACGGAACGCCGGGCGAGCGACGGCGCTGGGGCTGCAACGATAAACCCATCTGCCCCATACTATCGTTTCCCTGCTACTCAGCAGCCGTACTACGGGGTTAGCGAACTGAGTGCCGATGTTTTGGCATTCCTCGATGTGGATAAACCGGACGAGTATCGTAAGGCACCGATAAGACAGGGCGCTATCCGCTACCAGATCACGCTGACTGACCGGCGTTCGGGTGCGGTTATCGGTGTGCAAACTTATGTGGTGGATCGACTAAACCATCGCGCATGCGGAGTGAATGTGGACAATGTAATTAGCCCATCCGCATTCATCTTTGATGCTATTAACCGATGACCGTGTGCAGTACTAATCACTCTTATTCAAAAAGCGTAAAAAGCCTTCGCCTGAAGTTTCGCTCGGACCGCGTGATCGCGGCCGCTTAACTTAACGTTCAGAGTCAAGGTTTCTCCTGTCTATCTGGACTTTTGTTAGCTTTCGCCTGGTGGCGGATCTGGTGGCGGTTTTGCTTCAGCTATAGCGAATTTTACGGTAACCGCCGCAAAATCTGTCACGTAACTTCAACAATATCGAAAAAATTTCTCCCGGCGTGGCAGCCTTGGGAGCAGGGCGTTTTAACTTTCTTCCTTCAAAGAGGCATAGCATGTCGAAACATCTTGGTGAATGGCTTGCCGATTATGAACTGGGTATCGAGGATATTGACCTTCAGCACCATTTTTTTTTCAATTTGATCAATCGGTTAGCGAGTGAACTGATAGTGAATCAGGATATTCAATATCGGATCGATTTAGTAAGCGAGCTCACTGCCTATGCAAAATTTCACTTTTTGAGTGAAGAAAATATGATGCGAAAATCTGGGTATCCTCAATTTATGCGTCATAAATTCCAGCATATAGAGCTGATAGATTCGATTTCCAGGGTAAGTAATCAACTTTTTCTTACAGAAAATGACCCAGAGGGAAAAGCCTTAATCAATTTTTTACGTGAATGGTTTTTGAATCATACCAGAAAAGTCGATAAGGAATTTGCCGATTACATGCTTAAAAAACTAACCTA
Coding sequences within it:
- a CDS encoding bacteriohemerythrin, whose protein sequence is MAALGAGRFNFLPSKRHSMSKHLGEWLADYELGIEDIDLQHHFFFNLINRLASELIVNQDIQYRIDLVSELTAYAKFHFLSEENMMRKSGYPQFMRHKFQHIELIDSISRVSNQLFLTENDPEGKALINFLREWFLNHTRKVDKEFADYMLKKLT